Proteins encoded in a region of the Dendropsophus ebraccatus isolate aDenEbr1 chromosome 11, aDenEbr1.pat, whole genome shotgun sequence genome:
- the LOC138767484 gene encoding carbonyl reductase [NADPH] 1-like, with the protein MAGVRVAVVTGGNKGVGLAVVRAMCKQFKGDVYLTARNPKLGEEAVKALNSEGLSPLFHQLDINDLTSIQALRDFLKEKYGGLDVLINNAAIAFKVADTTPFGTQAEITLKTNFFGTQDVYNELLPLIKPNGRVINVSSMASSFALAKCSPELQEKFRSDTITEDELMNLMEKFVEDAKNGIHQERGWPNTAYGVSKIGVTVLSRIQARELKKTRKGDGILLNACCPGWVRTDMAGPTATKSPDEGAVTPVYLALLPVSADSPYGELVSDKKVVPW; encoded by the exons ATGGCCGGGGTGCGGGTTGCAGTAGTCACAGGGGGGAATAAGGGAGTTGGGCTGGCTGTGGTCAGGGCCATGTGCAAGCAGTTTAAGGGGGATGTGTATCTGACAGCCAGGAACCCTAAGCTTGGAGAAGAAGCTGTCAAGGCCCTGAATAGTGAGGGGCTGTCTCCGCTCTTCCATCAGCTGGACATCAATGACCTGACCAGTATCCAGGCTCTGCGGGACTTCCTAAAGGAAAAGTATGGCGGTCTGGATGTTCTCATCAATAATGCTGCTATAGCATTTAAAG TTGCTGACACAACCCCATTTGGTACCCAAGCTGAAATTACTCTGAAGACCAACTTCTTTGGCACGCAGGATGTTTACAATGAGCTACTTCCACTTATTAAGCCAAATG GAAGAGTTATCAATGTATCCAGTATGGCAAGCTCCTTCGCTCTCGCCAAGTGCAGCCCCGAACTCCAGGAGAAATTCCGCAGCGACACCATCACAGAGGACGAGCTAATGAACCTCATGGAGAAGTTTGTGGAAGATGCCAAGAACGGAATCCATCAAGAAAGGGGCTGGCCAAACACTGCCTATGGGGTGTCCAAAATCGGGGTCACAGTGTTATCTAGAATTCAAGCGCGAGAACTAAAGAAGACCAGGAAAGGAGATGGCATTCTCCTCAATGCCTGCTGCCCAGGGTGGGTGAGAACTGATATGGCGGGTCCTACTGCCACCAAGTCCCCGGATGAAGGTGCGGTGACCCCGGTATATTTGGCTCTTCTCCCCGTTTCAGCGGATTCACCCTATGGGGAGCTGGTCAGCGACAAGAAAGTTGTCCCCTGGTAG